Sequence from the Anas acuta chromosome 24, bAnaAcu1.1, whole genome shotgun sequence genome:
TGTCCCAAATCCATCCCAGCCCCCTCGCCACCCCAGGGCATTAGTTGAGTTTTTCTCCCACATATGGAGCTCAGTGCCCTGCAAGAGCCAAGCTAGTGCTTGGCCCAGGGTCTCTGAACTGCCCCGTTTCCCCCACCCATGGACCTCCCCCCCTCCGGTACCTTGTGGCTGAAAGGGTGGCACTCgtccccctgctgccccaggggGGTGCACATCCGCAGACCCCGGAGCCAGAGGCTGACAGCACAGCACGTCCCGCTGCCGCACTGCAGGTCCCGCTCGCAGGCCTGGGAGAGACACAAAGACgatgggggggaggaggaggtcaGTGTGTCTGCCCCCAAAATCCCTTGGGGAGCAGCCAAGAAATTTGCTCCCGGGTGACTGGGTTCAAATCCTGCATGGGGATTTAAGGGAGAGGTGAGGGATGCTCACAGCTCTCCCATTTGGCTGcaggggttttggggcaggGCACAGTCTGGAAACAGGGTGTAAAACCAGGAAAACCCCACATGTCCAGGGAGGGAGCCATGCCTGGGGGAGAAGTTTGCAGCTTCCCAGCTCAACCCCCTAAGGGAACCTGAATCTCCCAGAGCACCCAAAGCACCTCTTAGCACccaaataatgttaaaaatcaggtcccagTGGCGATGGACCATGGCTTGGCTCTCTCTCAATGCAGCCTCTTTCCTCCAACCACCAGGAGCTGCACACTCCGCtgagccccaccagcacccaaACACAGCAGAGGGCACCTGGCATCTTTCTATTCAACCAGACATTTCCCTCCTCTTAAAAACTTGTCCCAACTTGGGAGGGTGAAAGACAATCCAAGATGCTCCAAGCTCTTGCTTGGAACTCAGTCCCCagcaaggtattttttttcagggtatTTTTTTGGAAAGCTTTGCAAACTTCCTCACTTTCCTGTGTGCTGAGTCCAATGTAGTgcttagaaaagaaaaggagggaaaaagctGTGCTCTGCGGTGACTACACGCGTGTGCAAAGAGCAGCATGGGCAGAAAAGCAAGGATTGATAGGGAACAGAACTGACGCACTGAGAAAGCAAGTAATTAACTAAAAAATACCTAAAGCAAACGGTGAAAGGCACCACTGGCATTCCAGTGCCTCTCCTGATCATTTTCTCAGTGcaaataaaggggggggggggggttggtttTACATCCAATTTGACTTTGCACCACACGGGTGGGGGACGGCAGGGCAAGTTCAAAGCAACTTGAACTCAGGGTAGCATATACAGCTACTGCTCCCTGCGCTTCGCTCCACACAGATAAAGCAAGATAAACTGGTAATTGATAAAGATTAAGCACAAAACCTGTGCAATGAACTCTGGAGAGCAAGAAGATCTAATTACAGTGTTATAACTGCAACCCCCAGGGTGACAAGCACAATTTCTGCCCTAtttccaaaaaaatatataaataaaaaaaaggccaaaaaaaaaaaaaggcaaaacaaccccaaaccccaccccAGGCTGGGCACAGGAGCAGTGAGGCTGCACTTACCCCCGTGATGACAGCGCCACGgagcaagggcagcagcaggagcaagaAGAGGGTCTGCAGGAGCCGTCGCATGGTGCCGTCTGCCTGTGCCGACTGCAGTCCTGCACCCTATATAccccctgccctctcctccaatgtgtttgttggttttttttgtctcctcctGATGATCTCAGAATAAGCAGATGAGACCTAAATCTCTTAACAtcatagaagaaatattttccccacatagggtggggaaaaaaaaacaccaccaagcAGTCATCCACCCTCATCTATTTCCCAGGATTATTTTTCAACTAAGCCAACACAGCTGGATTTTCCAAGTACATACATATTTATCCCTGACAGGTGTACTTAAGAACTGAAGTAAGAAATTGTGATTATTGAgctaaaagaaagtaaaaggaaaaggTTAGCCTGGTACATCTATGATGGTAAGAGTATAATATGTAATAGTATGGGTCTGCAATAAGTACCCTGTAGAAAGATAGACTCataatatatatgcatttatttgtgACAATAAAACAAGACAGGGAgtgaataatatatttttcagtaataaaagcATGTTTGTACATGAACAGAATGTGTAAATATATCTTGATTTAAGGTTTGAAGTACATCCCCCATACCTGTATTTGGAATATCTCTTGAGAGCACATGGAAACATGACTAGGGATTACTGAAGTGGctaaaaaggcagaaacaggTGGAATTATCgacttctggttttgtttataCATCCTGGGAGGGTGCAAGGGACAGAGCAGTTTGCAGATGCTGGCATCATAACCTAGGCTGGCCAGCTCCCACAGTGACATCTTCCACATCtgcaaaatttgcttttttgcATGTATGCATCAGCAAAACCCCAACACGCTCACTCTGGGGCCCTTCCCCAAAAACACCAAAGTGCACCCAGGACTGCATCTGTCAGGTGAGAGAGGAGCCATAAAACCCCACAGCCTCCACAAGGCGACGTCCCCGCAGAGGAGGCCGTTCATCACCCACTGCCATGCCCCACACAGCTCTGTGACACGAGCCCCCATCACAGTCCTGCAACAAGAAATAGCAAGATTTACAAAAACAGCGTTAGTCTATTCAAATACCCCCCCATGACCATTGCATGGTCCTGGGCTCCCACGGTCCTGCCTGGATTTGGTCATGACCGAGCTCGTTCCCACTGGCCAGGGCCACGCAAGCCCAGGCTGTGGTAAAGCTCCTTGACGCACGgacaggaaagcaaagcagggTTTGTGATTTGGATCTAGTTAGCGAGATTTTACCAGCCCTGGACTGCGAGATACCACCCCCACGGCAGCTGGGCTCTCCAACAACATTACAGGTTTAGTCCCTGCTGTCTCTGCTAGAAAGGTTTCTCTTGCAGAGCATCAGTGCGATGCTAAATTGTCAATTTAACTGACTAAAAATAGCCCAGCCATTTCCCCTGCCAAAGCCCAGCGTTCCTTTTGAAGTGGCAGCTGTTCTGcggctttgctgaagtctccTCCACCTGCTTTTGAAACGATTACTCCCAGcctccagaaatgcccccacCAGAAATCCCGAAGCCTTTCTCCAGGGGGTGGGCTACGAGCTGtggttttggggaggtttttCCTCGCCAAGGCCCCCGCAGGGCTGTGAggccgcagcccccggcctgGGTGGGCGCAGCCACGGCTGGGCCCTGCCGTGGTGCTCCCCGGGGCCGTGCCCACGGCTCCAAACTGGGCTGTTTGGGGCAGCAGCACGGAGCCCGTGGGCAGGGGGGATCAAGGCACCAGCAAAACCGAGGgaagaaatatgtaaaaaaccaaaataataataattatttttaaaaaaaaaaaaaaaaaaaaagaaagaaagaagaatcaCCACTGCACTGCACACCCCCCATcaacaacattttaattttccagccCGACAAGGCGAGATCTGTTGCCAGGCTCTCCTGGGCGGCCGCCAGCCGGCTCCGAGGCCCCGCCACCAGAGATCACGCGTgggccccccccccgtccctccGAGCCCTTCGCGCAGCTCGGCGCCCCTTTTGGTCCCGCGGCGCCACCGTCCGCGCGCGTCACGTGACTGGCGCCGCTGCCAGGAGTTGCCGGAGCAGGGCGGAAGCGAAGGCGCGGGGCTGGCGACATGGAGGGGACCCTGGAGCAGCACCTGGAGGACAcgtagggggggggggggcggcaccggggggcggggggacggggggggctgggggggcggcaccggggggcGCTCACCGCCGCTTTCTGCCCGCAGCATGAAGAGCCCGGCCGTGGTGGGCGTCCTGTGCACCGACTCGCAGGGCCTCAACCTGGGATGTGAGTaacggggagggaaggggaagggaaggggaaggggaaggggaaggggaaggggaaggggaaggggaaggggaagggatcGCCCCGCTGTGCTCAGGCACAGCCGCACCTCCagcgctgcctgcagctcccagcacgggacagtgacaggacccgaggggacggcgtggagctgggacagggcagggtcaggccGGGGGTGAGGGACAGGTTCTGctcccagaggtggtcgggcactgggacaggctgcccagggcggTGGGCACAGCATgaagcctgccagagttcaagaagtgtttgcaCAGCGCTCTCAGACAGAGGGTTTGATTTTGGGGTGATTCTGTGTGGGGCCAGGAGTTGCACTTGATGATCTgcgtgggtcccttccagcttgggatattctataatTGTAAACCTCAACCTGTTCCTGACActtaaaatcaatttttcttGGAGGGGCCACAGTTTGGAGGGGTGCGGTGtcagcccgtagagggacagTGGGGACTGGCAGGAGCAGATCCATCTGGCTGTATGTGGGGGCTGCTTCACGTGCGCGCATGGTTTTAGTCGGCATCTCCCTTGCCTCACAGGCCGAGGAACACTCTCAGATGAGCACGCCGGCGTCATCTCTGTCCTCgcccagcaggcagccaagCTCACCTCCGACCCAACCGATATACCTGTGGTATGCCTGGAGTCAGACAGCGGGTGAGCATCcagcctgggggtgctgcttttctctgcattcACTTTTGCCCCTATCTTTTGGGATCTCCTTGGGGGGAGGTCAAATCTGTAGAGCAGCGCTCTCTCTCTTTTAGTAAACTGGAAGACTTGGAGAAAGCTCCATCTCCAAAGCTACATGGAGAGGACAGTCACAAATAGGCATGGGAAATACTAGACTAATGGGACCTCAAATAACAGGAATtgtaaaagcagaaggaaacctTTCAGGGGCTGGTGGCTACTCCAGCATGATAATTCTTCTGCTGTTGGGATCTCCATGGATAATTTAGCCCATGATGTGGTATCATTTTTTTGCCAGTTTTGTTAGTGAAGACTTTTCCAGCACTCTTCCTGGGACTGATGGGAAGAGATGCAGCAACTGAGAGGTCTAGCACAGAGCTGCCCATCTGGTTTTCCATCCAAGTCAGCTTCTGCTCTCATAGCTGGCTTCTCAACTGCCTCACTTTCCTTGTTCTAGGAATATCATGATCCAGAAGCATGACAGCATCACTGTAGCAGTGCACAAACTGGCATCCTGACTCTGACATCCTGATGCTCCACTCCAGACCAGCTCCTCACTGGACAACGTCTCTGCTCTCTATGCTCCAGTGCAAAACATGCTTCTAGTACCAAATTTGGGCTGAAGGCCCTCTCTATTTAACAGTTCCTGTGCAGCTATCAGGGTTTCCAATTTGCATTTTAGTACATGTGCGGCTGAGGATGAAATGTGGGTCACTCACCAAGCTTGTGTAATGATAGATACTACAAagcgtgtgtgtgtatgtgtgtggcCTTATTTGTTGGAAAAATCAATAAATGACCTACAAAAACAcgcttttgcttctctttgctcCTACTTTGAAAACTGTTGCCTGTTGCCTTCCTAAAAGCCAAGTGAGGTAACATCTTCCAGTCTGTTCCTCATTAGCATTTCTATAGAGAAAAGGAGTAATGCACAAAGACTTAAATTAATGGAGGGTCCTCCAGGGGGAAAGGTACAAACACTTTCCTAGGAATTTCTCCTAGGAAATGTTTAGCCTCCTGTAGTTAAATTGTCCGTGTGAGAATGAGTTGCTTATTAGGTCTTGGATTGAAGTTCAAACCTAAACTTGTTGGCCCtgtctgtgctgcctgctgtggcTGCATGAATTGCAAATGGATGTTGACAACATCCTTACAAATCCAGGTGTTTCTTCACTTTATATATGAAATGGTACAGGGAAACAATCCTGCAGAAAGGCTTTTCCCTTGAAAAACTGCTATGCTCAGATGCTTCCTACGTACAGGGAAAAGGAGCTCGCCTGTAGCTGTCCTCATGTGTACAGCAGAAAGGAAGCTTCACAGTGAAGCATAAGCTGACAGGGCTgggtcagagaaaaaaaacgTGCATTCACACTGCTTTGACTTTACTACTGCACGTGTCAGTGATGTTCCCAACCTCATAGTCACTATTTTGAATGAAACAGGTACAAGGGACAAGCCCACCCTGCCCAACCGGGCTACGCTCTCCTGTTAAGTTCAATTAACAACGTGACCTCTAAGCAGGAGTGGAGGGGGAGCTGCACtcccccccagcctggctggcTGCTCCAGAAGGAGAGCACTGCCACCACTGCAAGGTGTCTGTACCCGAAGTAACCTGCACTCTGCTCAGGAAGATGCTGTGGGATGAACAGCCGTGTTTTAGACACCCAGCCTGCAGACAGAGAGGAGGGATGTCTGCTGCCTGCAAACTCAAGAGTCCTTCTGAGAACTGGCTTTCCTGACCTCCTCCAGCCGTGGCCAGCCCCTGCCCGTGTCCTGCAGCTACAGTACAGGCACCTGTcccaaaaatgaaaagctgcCATGTGCCTAAATCACCACAGGGAGCCTGCCTGAGTTGTGGAGTAATGAATACACCAACCTCGGGCACCCCAGTCTGTGCTCAGCTCCTCAAACCTCCCTTTTGGGTGCTACGAACATCCCAAAACTGAGCAATTTAATTTCCCATCTATGTCTTGTGTTTCCAGCACCATCAAGGCACAGCACACAAAGCTCTGCACTATTAAATCattccctccccccttttctttgttgtttgaTACTCAAATTCCAGGCTTATCTCCTCAGAAGAGAGTAATATTGCACATTTTAAATAGCCAAAAGCCAGCAGAAGCTGTTGTCCCTCGAAGAGCAAAAAGGCAAGGGGATGGGACATGTGGCTGGTTTTCAGCACTCCAACGAGCAcagaagagcacagcagcactcgGTGCTCCCAGTAACGAGCCCTGGGACCACTGCACTCATTAACAGGGACCCAAATCTGCTCCCTGGCCACACGCAGCGTGGCTCAAGCCGAGGAGGCAGAGCGGTTCCTCCTGGACATCTGGAGCGCAGTCACTGCACCcagtgctgccactgctgcctcctccccagcacccccggcCACAGTGacctgctgtgctctgagccCTTAAACCATGCACTGCAAACCCCCTCCTACTTCACTAAAATCCCAATGCACACATCACCAGCCCTGCTATAGTGAAGGCTTCTCCCCAGCCTCTCATTTACCCGTCCATCCAACCCTGTCTTTCTGTCCTGGGatcctgcagggagctggagcgctgcctgctctgccacGGCAGGGAAGGGACAGATCATGGTCAGGATCCGAAAGTGCCATCTTATTTTAGGAACATCCATCGGGGTGACAGGTCAGCCGAAATGGGGAGGATGAAGCACAGCGGCTGTGTTTGCTTGGAGTTTGTGCATATTTACAACAGAGGCATGGAGCCAACTCAAATGCactcagctccagctcctgccctgaTCCCACTGAGGAGCACCCTGGCTGTAAAACACGAAGTTTTCCAGGTTCTCTCCTATTTCTGGGGCCAAGGGCTGGGTGGCTGCCAGCCGCCCACGGCTTAGCTTCAGGCCACCATTGCCACCTACTGCTCCACTCCATGTCTAGCAGGACCCGGAGCCTTGCCTGGAGCAGGATCCTTGCAGGCTTTTCCTCCAGAGGCTCCATTTCCTCCAGGCAGGATTTCTGCTCAGTGAAAGCCCCGgccagggaaggggagggacTCCTGGCCTGGAGGCAGTGCGGAGGAGGAAGGCTGCGTCCACAAAGTCCCAGTGCGAACGTCC
This genomic interval carries:
- the PROK1 gene encoding prokineticin-1; this translates as MRRLLQTLFLLLLLPLLRGAVITGACERDLQCGSGTCCAVSLWLRGLRMCTPLGQQGDECHPFSHKVPFLGKRQHHTCPCLPNFICSRFLDGRYRCSLDFKNIDF
- the LAMTOR5 gene encoding ragulator complex protein LAMTOR5, with product MEGTLEQHLEDTMKSPAVVGVLCTDSQGLNLGCRGTLSDEHAGVISVLAQQAAKLTSDPTDIPVVCLESDSGNIMIQKHDSITVAVHKLAS